Proteins encoded by one window of Bacillus sp. DTU_2020_1000418_1_SI_GHA_SEK_038:
- a CDS encoding DL-endopeptidase inhibitor IseA family protein, with protein MGKYRLRYSALLLASSFFLGGCNFLPEPVTLLQAPQYAEAASEIEKTLLLKSKEFLPAGMVFTTASQPVGIESAIQADLNGDGENEVVYLYQSIGKQDQSGALILRKEKGEWKKERDVKGTGYEVSWASSADITGDGRPELLLGWKIGVSAGNILDIFTWDPGQHGGLVKLAQLNYHELEVLIPEDKKDSQARLAVWNREMADVYKTDLVKWENNSFQSDLSFYPAYFAKVADYYDTRANNVPNAPYYWYYLADARLREGHPELALQAIENGMNLKITFPSRDEFKNLKMEIKEKLAHLNSETLLYYLRDADITMDIPKALASSLFIKDEEGNNSEYMINVNKVLDNGQTEILFTVEVHQKDWISSLEEYGLSPLFETKTLTYGVRKNNEFFHDPVVGQIVSSIRPGADYKKLKSQEEQMLLEMVQTAVKKYWYVTSGGKIEEGLIESFLLNEMDYRYMGSDLDSKEKVNEYLSSTYSAEAIHQYMERAGIVLHNGKLAQPNADGGSRADYERATIFLTKDAGSEKEYNLKVPLGDSLVTETVHIVFRQTDKGWKIDSIPGSF; from the coding sequence ATGGGGAAATATCGTTTACGGTATTCTGCTTTGCTTTTAGCTAGCTCATTTTTTCTTGGAGGATGCAACTTTCTTCCGGAGCCAGTAACATTATTACAAGCACCTCAATATGCAGAAGCGGCTAGTGAAATAGAGAAGACATTGTTATTAAAATCTAAAGAATTCTTACCTGCCGGAATGGTTTTTACAACGGCTAGTCAGCCAGTGGGAATTGAATCTGCCATACAAGCGGATTTAAATGGAGACGGAGAAAATGAGGTGGTTTATCTTTACCAGTCCATTGGAAAACAAGACCAATCAGGGGCGTTAATTTTAAGGAAAGAGAAAGGCGAATGGAAAAAGGAAAGGGATGTTAAAGGGACTGGATATGAAGTTAGCTGGGCTAGCAGTGCAGACATAACAGGTGACGGAAGGCCAGAACTTTTATTAGGATGGAAAATCGGTGTATCGGCAGGAAATATCCTCGACATTTTCACATGGGACCCCGGCCAACACGGCGGATTAGTGAAATTAGCACAGTTAAACTACCACGAATTAGAGGTTCTGATTCCGGAGGATAAAAAGGACTCACAGGCAAGATTAGCTGTTTGGAATCGAGAGATGGCTGATGTATATAAAACAGACCTTGTTAAGTGGGAAAATAATTCATTTCAATCTGATTTAAGCTTCTATCCTGCCTATTTCGCGAAAGTAGCCGATTATTATGATACAAGGGCTAATAATGTTCCTAATGCTCCTTATTATTGGTATTATCTGGCTGATGCAAGGCTAAGAGAAGGTCACCCTGAGCTAGCACTTCAAGCTATTGAAAATGGGATGAATTTGAAAATAACTTTTCCTTCAAGAGATGAATTTAAAAATCTGAAAATGGAGATTAAAGAAAAATTAGCACACCTTAACAGTGAGACGCTACTTTATTATTTACGGGATGCGGATATCACAATGGATATCCCGAAAGCTTTGGCTTCAAGTCTTTTCATTAAAGATGAAGAAGGAAATAATAGTGAATATATGATTAATGTAAATAAGGTCTTAGACAATGGGCAAACGGAAATATTATTTACCGTGGAAGTCCATCAAAAAGATTGGATTAGCAGTTTGGAGGAATATGGTTTATCTCCGCTCTTTGAAACAAAAACTCTTACGTATGGCGTTCGAAAGAATAATGAATTTTTTCATGATCCGGTGGTAGGTCAAATAGTTAGCAGTATTAGACCGGGGGCGGACTACAAGAAACTAAAAAGTCAGGAAGAACAAATGTTGCTGGAAATGGTTCAAACGGCAGTAAAGAAATACTGGTATGTAACAAGCGGAGGAAAAATTGAAGAGGGTCTGATAGAAAGCTTTCTATTGAATGAGATGGATTACCGTTACATGGGCAGTGATCTTGATTCAAAGGAGAAAGTGAACGAATATTTATCAAGCACATACTCGGCAGAAGCTATTCATCAATATATGGAACGAGCAGGCATAGTACTTCATAATGGAAAGCTTGCTCAGCCAAATGCAGACGGAGGGTCACGTGCAGATTACGAAAGAGCAACCATTTTTCTCACAAAGGATGCAGGCTCTGAAAAAGAATACAATCTAAAAGTTCCGCTCGGTGATAGTTTAGTTACTGAAACTGTTCATATCGTTTTTCGCCAAACCGATAAGGGCTGGAAAATCGATTCCATCCCCGGCAGCTTTTAA
- a CDS encoding anion permease, whose protein sequence is MDGLFILTVLIVIGALTFDFINGFHDTANAIATSVSTKALKPRHAIILAAVMNFVGAMTFTGVAKTITKDIVDPFTLQNGSLVILAALIAGIFWNLLTWYYGIPSSSSHALIGSIAGAAIAASGFAALNYQGFLKILQALIFSPIIAFVVGFIVYSIFKVVFRNNNLTKTNRNFRLFQIFTAALQSYTHGTNDAQKAMGIITMALIANNYVTTTDIPFWVQFSCALAMGLGTSVGGWKIIKTVGGKIMKIRPVNGVAADLTGAMIIFGATFIHLPVSTTHVISSSILGVGSAHRLKGVKWGTAQRMLITWVITLPISATIAGLVYLLLNAIF, encoded by the coding sequence ATGGATGGATTATTTATATTAACAGTTTTAATTGTCATCGGAGCCTTAACTTTTGACTTCATAAACGGTTTTCATGATACTGCTAACGCAATTGCTACATCTGTTTCAACAAAAGCCCTTAAACCACGGCATGCGATCATTTTAGCAGCAGTAATGAACTTTGTTGGTGCGATGACTTTTACAGGTGTTGCCAAAACAATTACAAAGGATATCGTTGACCCATTTACATTACAAAATGGATCATTAGTTATTCTGGCTGCACTGATTGCAGGGATTTTCTGGAATTTATTAACATGGTATTATGGTATTCCAAGCAGCTCCTCACATGCCTTAATTGGCTCTATTGCCGGTGCGGCTATTGCTGCTTCAGGGTTTGCTGCTCTTAATTACCAAGGTTTTCTGAAAATTTTGCAGGCGCTTATTTTCTCGCCAATAATCGCATTTGTAGTCGGATTTATTGTTTACAGCATTTTTAAAGTCGTATTTAGAAATAACAATTTAACAAAGACCAATCGGAATTTTCGCTTGTTTCAAATTTTTACTGCTGCATTGCAATCCTATACACACGGGACGAATGATGCACAGAAAGCGATGGGAATAATTACAATGGCACTTATCGCCAATAACTATGTGACGACTACAGACATTCCATTCTGGGTTCAGTTCTCCTGTGCGCTTGCAATGGGGCTTGGGACATCTGTCGGCGGCTGGAAAATCATTAAAACAGTCGGCGGAAAAATCATGAAAATTCGCCCAGTGAATGGCGTGGCAGCCGATTTAACAGGTGCGATGATTATTTTCGGGGCTACATTTATTCATTTGCCAGTAAGTACAACACATGTTATTTCGTCTTCTATTTTAGGAGTCGGTTCAGCTCACCGCCTAAAAGGGGTTAAATGGGGAACAGCACAAAGAATGCTTATCACTTGGGTAATTACTTTGCCTATTTCTGCAACCATCGCAGGTCTTGTTTACCTTCTTTTAAATGCTATTTTTTAA
- a CDS encoding DUF47 domain-containing protein: MVFKKKDKFNTLLSNIALNVKEGAIYFADYKLNNVSDLKVFSETMKDYESKGDTYVHEVIRELNNAFITPIEREDILHLAMSLDDVIDGIEHCAALFEMYSITQADDYMLKFVDAIKNSAFEIEKSIELLSTKKLLQIREHLIIIKDHESKCDGVLRQSIKHLFSVEKDPIRIIQYKEIYENMEDIADSCQAVANTLETIIMKNA, from the coding sequence ATGGTTTTCAAAAAGAAGGACAAATTCAATACGTTGTTAAGCAATATTGCACTGAACGTAAAAGAGGGTGCAATTTACTTCGCAGATTATAAACTGAACAATGTAAGTGATTTGAAAGTTTTTTCAGAAACGATGAAGGATTATGAGTCAAAAGGGGATACATATGTTCATGAAGTGATCAGGGAATTAAATAATGCCTTTATTACGCCAATTGAGCGGGAGGATATCCTTCACCTAGCTATGAGTTTGGATGATGTAATCGATGGAATTGAACATTGTGCAGCCCTATTCGAAATGTATTCCATTACTCAGGCTGATGATTACATGCTTAAGTTCGTAGATGCAATTAAAAACTCTGCTTTTGAAATTGAAAAGTCAATAGAACTTCTTTCAACGAAAAAATTACTGCAAATTAGAGAACATCTAATCATAATTAAAGATCATGAATCAAAATGTGACGGCGTTCTTCGCCAGTCGATCAAACATCTTTTCTCCGTAGAGAAGGATCCAATCAGAATCATTCAGTATAAAGAGATATACGAAAATATGGAAGATATAGCCGATAGCTGCCAAGCGGTTGCTAACACACTTGAAACCATCATTATGAAAAATGCATAA
- a CDS encoding GlsB/YeaQ/YmgE family stress response membrane protein — translation MFSFLWALIIGGIIGWIAGMIVGKDIPGGVFGNIIAGFVGAWLGSAIFGDWGPDIAGFPIIPALIGSVLLVFLLSLIMRAFRRTTD, via the coding sequence ATGTTTAGCTTTTTATGGGCATTAATTATAGGAGGAATCATTGGCTGGATTGCTGGGATGATTGTCGGCAAAGATATTCCAGGCGGTGTTTTTGGTAATATAATTGCAGGATTTGTAGGTGCATGGCTAGGGTCTGCAATCTTCGGTGATTGGGGTCCAGATATCGCTGGCTTCCCGATTATTCCAGCCTTAATCGGTTCTGTGCTGCTCGTATTCCTTCTAAGCCTTATTATGCGAGCCTTTAGAAGAACAACTGACTAA
- a CDS encoding RluA family pseudouridine synthase: MKAKRFGEWYELTLPLDWEGFTIDYILRNIWRAPKKQIHFMRMENHVKVNGELINWNSSLKNNDKLQLRLFVDEDFGVAPSYKDVEILYEDDHVLVLNKPAHMDTHPNEERQTNTLSNAAAFYLQSQGEYRNVRHVHRLDRDTTGAVLFAKHPLAGSILDRKLEERIIKRTYMALVHGLLKTKKGIIKEPIGRDRHHATRRRVSPSGQQAITHFELIKTYPKQNLSLVKCQLETGRTHQIRVHLSHIGHPLAGDVLYGGKPIFDRQALHAAKLDFPHPFTMENISCNAPLPGEKDNKSVMLAELLQVLPSDLT; encoded by the coding sequence ATTAAAGCCAAAAGATTTGGAGAATGGTATGAATTAACTTTACCCCTTGATTGGGAAGGATTTACTATTGATTATATTCTTAGAAATATTTGGAGAGCACCGAAAAAACAAATTCATTTTATGCGAATGGAAAATCATGTAAAGGTTAACGGTGAGTTGATAAACTGGAATTCCTCATTAAAAAATAATGATAAATTGCAATTACGACTTTTTGTTGATGAGGACTTTGGCGTAGCTCCCTCTTATAAAGATGTAGAAATCCTTTATGAGGATGATCATGTACTTGTTCTTAATAAGCCAGCCCATATGGATACTCACCCTAACGAGGAGAGGCAGACAAATACACTTTCAAATGCAGCTGCTTTTTATTTGCAATCTCAAGGAGAATATCGGAATGTGAGGCATGTTCACCGGCTGGATCGTGATACGACTGGGGCCGTGCTTTTTGCCAAGCATCCTCTTGCAGGCAGTATTCTTGATAGGAAATTAGAGGAAAGAATCATTAAACGGACGTATATGGCACTCGTTCATGGCTTGCTAAAGACTAAGAAAGGAATCATAAAGGAGCCCATTGGACGCGATCGCCACCATGCAACAAGAAGGCGAGTATCCCCAAGCGGACAACAGGCTATTACACATTTTGAATTAATCAAAACGTACCCGAAACAAAACCTGTCACTTGTTAAATGTCAGCTAGAGACGGGGCGTACACATCAAATCCGTGTCCATTTAAGCCATATTGGTCATCCTCTAGCTGGTGACGTATTATATGGAGGAAAACCCATCTTTGACCGTCAAGCCTTACATGCTGCCAAACTTGATTTTCCTCACCCCTTTACGATGGAAAACATCAGCTGCAATGCTCCTTTACCTGGGGAAAAGGACAACAAATCAGTCATGCTGGCAGAGTTGCTGCAAGTGTTGCCCAGTGACCTTACCTAA
- a CDS encoding YhcU family protein, with amino-acid sequence MKVVFASTYEQELKIKELIQNLYSKVFPLYFPDEEIKEFERMQVLHTTTRHSEYFGTLKEAYQIIASLQTIISILELPQLEDKYEGVFVKNVHTLEQFGLTFPFSFSQFNGSKIIKDEVLSIYSKAANEILI; translated from the coding sequence GTGAAAGTTGTGTTTGCTTCGACTTATGAACAAGAGCTGAAAATAAAGGAACTTATCCAAAATTTATATTCAAAAGTCTTTCCTCTCTATTTTCCTGATGAAGAAATAAAGGAATTTGAGCGTATGCAAGTATTACATACGACAACAAGACATTCCGAGTACTTTGGAACATTGAAAGAGGCATACCAGATTATAGCAAGCTTACAAACCATTATTTCCATACTAGAACTTCCCCAATTAGAAGATAAATATGAGGGAGTATTTGTAAAAAATGTACATACTCTAGAGCAGTTTGGTTTGACCTTTCCATTTTCCTTCAGTCAATTTAATGGGAGTAAAATTATTAAGGATGAAGTTCTTAGTATTTATTCAAAAGCAGCAAATGAAATTTTAATATAG
- a CDS encoding thioredoxin family protein, with product MKKVVIFLAVIIVLFVAVGFLTKMQNEEKVSGDNPYGKDKLHPETIAQLDDPNYQNIILPEELEKKLDNKEDVTVYFFSPTCSHCQRTTPVVSPLAKDMKVDLVQYNLLEFENGWDKYLITQTPTIVQYKDGKEVNRITGYQDEDVFKQWFNENSL from the coding sequence ATGAAAAAAGTTGTTATATTTCTTGCAGTCATCATTGTTCTTTTTGTAGCTGTCGGTTTTTTAACAAAAATGCAAAATGAAGAGAAGGTTTCCGGTGATAATCCATATGGAAAAGATAAACTTCATCCTGAAACAATAGCTCAGCTTGATGACCCTAATTATCAAAATATAATCCTTCCTGAGGAATTAGAGAAGAAACTTGATAATAAAGAAGATGTGACTGTGTACTTTTTTAGCCCAACATGTTCCCATTGTCAAAGAACAACACCAGTTGTTTCTCCTTTAGCAAAAGATATGAAAGTAGATCTTGTACAATATAATTTGCTCGAGTTTGAAAATGGCTGGGATAAATACTTAATTACTCAAACACCTACCATCGTCCAATATAAAGACGGAAAAGAAGTTAATCGTATTACAGGATATCAAGACGAAGATGTTTTTAAACAATGGTTTAACGAAAACAGCCTGTAA
- a CDS encoding disulfide oxidoreductase encodes MNKTKDNRESFLFISWAASVIALFGSLYFSEIRQYEPCTLCWYQRIVMYPLVIILGMAVIRKDYRISIYSMVLSSIGVCISLYHYSIQKVSFLADHAASCGRVPCTGQYINWLGFITIPFLALTAFIIIFICSYLLWKKTKEVK; translated from the coding sequence ATGAATAAGACGAAAGATAATCGTGAGTCCTTCCTGTTTATTTCCTGGGCAGCCTCCGTTATTGCGTTGTTTGGAAGCCTATATTTTTCTGAGATACGCCAATATGAGCCTTGTACATTATGTTGGTATCAAAGAATAGTTATGTATCCATTAGTTATTATATTAGGAATGGCGGTTATTCGAAAGGATTATCGAATCAGCATTTATTCCATGGTCCTGTCTAGTATTGGTGTTTGTATTTCACTATATCATTATTCCATACAAAAGGTGTCTTTTCTTGCTGATCATGCGGCTTCATGCGGGAGAGTCCCATGTACTGGCCAATATATTAATTGGCTTGGATTTATTACAATTCCGTTTCTAGCTTTGACTGCTTTTATCATTATTTTTATATGCAGTTATCTTTTATGGAAAAAAACGAAAGAGGTAAAATAA
- a CDS encoding phospho-sugar mutase, with the protein MNWKAKAERWIYDENLDPKLKAELTVLQKDEKKLEDAFYKDLEFGTGGMRGEIGAGTNRMNIYTVRKASAGLAAYIEENGEKAKAQGVVIAYDSRHMSKEFAMEAAKTLAARGIQTYVFKELRPTPELSFAVRHLQAFSGIVITASHNPPEYNGYKVYGADGSQLPPKLADIVISKVNEIENELLINVEDETSLMEQGLIKIIGEEVDSQYTEKLISISENSSLGSETDLKIVFTPLHGTGNKPVRAALEALHYKQVYVVEEQELPDPEFSTVKSPNPEEKSAFELAIKVGKEKEADLLIATDPDADRLGIAVRNQSGEFVLLTGNQTGALLMHYILSQKKEKNILPINAVVLKTIVTSELGRKIASSFHTDTVDVLTGFKFIAEKMKEYEETGEYEFLFGYEESYGYLIGDFARDKDAVQAALLAAEAAAFYKKKGMTLYEGLLALFEQYGYFLEGLESITLKGKEGAQLIQEILAAFRANPLTQVAGIKTVAVEDYLTGVRRESNGVESSINLPKSNVIKYLLEDGTWICLRPSGTEPKMKFYFGVNGASSVESEQKLGAIKSDFMAIVDKKLNSAAI; encoded by the coding sequence GTGAACTGGAAAGCAAAAGCAGAAAGATGGATTTATGATGAGAATTTAGATCCGAAGTTAAAAGCGGAGCTAACAGTCCTGCAAAAGGATGAAAAAAAACTGGAGGATGCTTTTTATAAAGACTTAGAGTTTGGTACCGGCGGAATGAGAGGAGAAATCGGGGCGGGTACGAATCGGATGAATATATATACCGTCAGGAAAGCATCTGCTGGCCTGGCAGCTTACATAGAAGAGAATGGAGAAAAGGCTAAAGCACAAGGGGTTGTCATTGCCTATGATTCCCGTCATATGTCTAAGGAATTTGCTATGGAGGCAGCAAAAACTCTGGCGGCAAGAGGGATTCAAACATATGTATTCAAAGAATTGAGACCTACTCCTGAGTTATCCTTTGCCGTCCGTCATTTACAGGCATTCTCAGGCATTGTCATTACGGCAAGCCATAATCCGCCAGAGTATAATGGATATAAAGTATATGGAGCTGACGGATCACAGCTGCCACCTAAATTAGCTGATATCGTCATTTCCAAGGTAAATGAAATTGAAAATGAACTTTTAATCAATGTTGAAGATGAAACAAGTTTAATGGAGCAGGGACTCATTAAAATAATTGGTGAAGAGGTTGACAGTCAATATACAGAAAAGCTAATCTCAATTTCTGAAAACTCTTCCTTAGGGAGCGAAACAGATCTTAAGATTGTCTTTACTCCACTGCATGGAACCGGAAATAAACCGGTAAGAGCTGCATTAGAGGCTTTACATTACAAGCAAGTGTATGTTGTAGAAGAACAGGAACTGCCAGATCCTGAATTTTCAACGGTTAAAAGTCCTAATCCAGAGGAGAAGTCGGCCTTTGAATTGGCGATAAAGGTTGGAAAAGAGAAGGAAGCCGATCTGTTAATTGCTACTGACCCTGATGCGGATAGACTTGGGATAGCAGTCAGAAATCAATCTGGTGAGTTTGTTCTTTTAACTGGAAATCAAACGGGCGCTCTGCTGATGCACTATATTTTGTCACAGAAAAAAGAAAAAAACATTCTTCCTATTAACGCCGTTGTCCTGAAAACGATCGTTACATCTGAACTTGGCAGAAAAATTGCTTCCTCATTTCATACAGATACTGTCGATGTATTGACGGGCTTTAAATTTATTGCTGAAAAAATGAAGGAATATGAAGAGACGGGGGAATATGAGTTTCTATTCGGCTATGAGGAGAGCTATGGCTATTTAATCGGAGACTTTGCAAGAGATAAAGATGCGGTTCAGGCTGCTTTATTAGCGGCAGAAGCAGCAGCCTTTTATAAGAAAAAAGGGATGACTTTATATGAGGGATTACTAGCTCTATTTGAGCAGTATGGTTATTTTCTTGAGGGCCTAGAATCAATCACCCTTAAAGGAAAGGAAGGGGCTCAATTAATTCAGGAAATATTAGCTGCCTTCCGAGCAAATCCTCTAACTCAAGTGGCTGGAATAAAGACTGTAGCTGTTGAGGATTATTTAACAGGTGTCCGGAGGGAGAGCAATGGAGTGGAGTCATCCATAAACCTTCCTAAATCTAATGTGATTAAATATCTTTTGGAAGATGGGACATGGATTTGCTTAAGGCCATCTGGGACTGAGCCGAAGATGAAGTTTTATTTCGGAGTCAATGGGGCAAGTTCAGTAGAAAGCGAGCAAAAGCTTGGAGCAATCAAAAGTGATTTCATGGCGATTGTTGACAAGAAGCTAAATTCAGCAGCAATATAA
- a CDS encoding GAF domain-containing sensor histidine kinase yields the protein MTLENRYSEIWILKEIAELLNEGTEIKKILSEVLAKLLHVTGLETGWVFLFEPDGKYELAAKEKLPAALSYNHNERMCKGECWCIDRYIDGRLHKAINIIECKRIEDARNEKIADTNQLTHHATVPLRAGDEKFGILNVGSPNKTHFSKEELALLESIAFQIGTALKRIKLTGQEQENALTAERNRLARDLHDSVNQLLFSLSLTARGGAEMTMEPDTKETFSYIQDLAQEALIEMRALIWQLRPRGLENGIISALLSYGEMLDLEVSSKVKGVVSLPGKVEEALWRIGQEALANCKKHSGQPKVELILSVEQKRANMVISDYGCGFYYDGDLRNIPSLGLKSMRDRTESLNGEFKLTSSEENGTRIEVSIPI from the coding sequence GTGACATTGGAGAATCGCTATTCGGAAATTTGGATATTAAAGGAAATTGCTGAATTGTTAAATGAAGGAACAGAAATAAAAAAGATTTTGTCCGAGGTTCTAGCTAAATTACTGCATGTGACGGGCTTGGAAACAGGATGGGTCTTTCTATTTGAGCCTGATGGAAAATACGAGCTTGCAGCAAAAGAAAAGCTGCCCGCAGCGTTATCATACAATCATAATGAGCGGATGTGTAAGGGTGAATGCTGGTGTATAGACCGCTATATCGATGGAAGATTGCATAAGGCGATTAATATTATTGAGTGCAAAAGAATTGAAGACGCACGCAATGAAAAAATTGCGGATACGAATCAATTAACGCATCATGCAACAGTTCCTCTTCGGGCAGGTGATGAGAAATTCGGTATTTTAAATGTCGGATCACCAAATAAGACCCATTTTTCTAAGGAAGAACTGGCTTTGCTCGAATCCATTGCATTTCAAATTGGCACAGCCTTAAAGCGAATTAAGCTTACAGGACAGGAGCAGGAAAATGCCTTAACAGCAGAAAGAAATAGGCTTGCAAGAGATTTGCATGACTCAGTCAATCAGCTCCTTTTCTCTTTAAGCTTAACGGCAAGGGGAGGGGCAGAGATGACAATGGAACCCGATACAAAAGAGACCTTCTCCTATATTCAAGATTTAGCACAGGAAGCATTAATTGAAATGAGAGCATTGATTTGGCAACTGCGGCCAAGGGGATTGGAAAATGGAATAATAAGCGCCCTTTTAAGCTATGGAGAAATGCTTGACTTAGAAGTAAGCTCTAAAGTAAAGGGGGTAGTTTCTCTGCCAGGAAAGGTGGAAGAGGCTCTTTGGAGGATTGGTCAGGAGGCACTCGCCAATTGTAAAAAGCATTCCGGTCAGCCCAAGGTGGAATTAATCTTATCCGTGGAACAAAAGCGAGCAAATATGGTTATTTCCGATTATGGCTGCGGTTTTTATTATGATGGGGATTTAAGAAATATTCCATCCCTTGGCTTAAAGAGCATGAGAGATCGTACTGAATCATTAAATGGGGAATTCAAGCTGACAAGCTCTGAAGAAAATGGGACTAGAATTGAAGTGTCTATACCAATATAG
- a CDS encoding response regulator transcription factor gives MAIRVLIADDHHVVRRGLVFFLKTQAEIDIVGEAKNGKEAIDLAAKLCPDIVLMDLEMPVLNGIEATREIKKQYPEIKVMMLTSFSDQDHVIPAIEAGASGYQLKDIEPDELVKAIFQLMSGENQLHPKATTHLLSHLSGKSHSEKRAVDELTKREIEVLQEIAKGKSNKEIAAELFITEKTVKTHVSNLLSKLELADRTQAALYAVRNGIFK, from the coding sequence ATGGCCATACGTGTTCTTATCGCCGATGATCACCATGTTGTCAGGCGAGGACTCGTTTTTTTTCTTAAAACACAGGCGGAAATTGATATCGTTGGCGAGGCTAAGAATGGAAAAGAGGCAATTGACTTAGCAGCAAAACTTTGTCCAGATATTGTGTTAATGGATTTAGAGATGCCTGTTTTAAACGGAATTGAGGCAACTCGTGAAATAAAAAAACAATATCCAGAAATTAAGGTCATGATGTTAACAAGCTTTTCCGATCAAGATCATGTCATACCGGCAATTGAAGCTGGTGCTTCTGGTTATCAATTAAAAGATATAGAACCAGATGAGCTTGTCAAAGCCATTTTTCAATTAATGAGCGGTGAAAATCAGCTGCATCCAAAAGCAACCACTCATCTATTATCTCATTTATCAGGAAAAAGTCATTCCGAAAAAAGAGCTGTTGATGAGCTGACAAAAAGAGAAATCGAAGTCCTGCAGGAAATTGCAAAGGGAAAAAGCAATAAGGAAATTGCTGCTGAACTTTTCATTACGGAAAAAACAGTTAAGACTCATGTATCTAATCTTCTATCTAAGCTTGAACTTGCCGATAGAACTCAAGCTGCTCTCTATGCAGTAAGAAATGGTATATTCAAATAA
- a CDS encoding NADPH-dependent FMN reductase yields the protein MKLTIINGSPRKKGRTGIASRYIAKKYGADLIDLSKCELPLYNGEESQHQIPAVKALRENLSASDGIILASPEYHSGMSGALKNALDFLGSEQFANKPVALLVAAGGGKGGINALSNMRIVGRGVYANVIPRQLVLDPHCFDYDNDWLHEEPAKLVDQLMNELKMYTNMYVQMKG from the coding sequence TTGAAATTGACGATTATAAATGGCAGCCCAAGAAAAAAAGGAAGAACAGGGATTGCCTCAAGATATATTGCGAAAAAATACGGCGCTGACCTTATTGATTTAAGTAAATGCGAGCTGCCTTTATATAACGGAGAGGAGTCACAGCATCAAATTCCTGCCGTTAAAGCATTGCGAGAAAATCTGTCAGCATCTGATGGCATTATTTTGGCGTCACCTGAGTACCATAGTGGAATGAGTGGGGCGCTTAAAAATGCGCTTGATTTCCTTGGAAGTGAACAGTTTGCTAATAAACCTGTCGCATTACTTGTAGCAGCAGGAGGCGGAAAGGGCGGAATAAATGCCCTAAGCAATATGAGAATTGTTGGCAGAGGAGTATATGCAAATGTGATCCCTCGTCAGTTAGTTTTAGATCCGCACTGCTTTGACTATGATAACGATTGGCTACATGAAGAGCCAGCGAAACTCGTTGATCAATTAATGAATGAGCTAAAAATGTATACGAATATGTATGTCCAAATGAAGGGTTAA
- a CDS encoding YhdB family protein: MNKLDYDRALYYTHRSEWDNLLILMVRTEDHFLSKKIEYFLHAYNFEKDYSVIEKHLYSLLRYIDHANAYSAFELQNEVYQLP; this comes from the coding sequence ATGAATAAATTAGATTATGACCGAGCGTTATATTATACACATCGCTCTGAATGGGATAATTTGTTAATATTGATGGTTAGAACGGAAGATCACTTTCTTTCTAAAAAGATCGAATACTTTCTTCATGCGTACAACTTTGAAAAAGACTATTCCGTTATCGAGAAACATCTATATTCTTTACTTCGATACATCGACCATGCTAATGCCTATTCTGCTTTTGAATTGCAAAACGAGGTTTACCAGTTACCATAA
- a CDS encoding DUF3889 domain-containing protein has protein sequence MKKLFCMMFTVSLFLNAHNLAFAQNDYEKYGRIATAVVKEDYPGEEVVDYQYAGRKKLSETDVMDSFIFEVKENNQLKKVTVNISHSLKNNRLLQLTVDEQKG, from the coding sequence ATGAAAAAGCTTTTCTGTATGATGTTTACTGTCAGTTTATTTTTGAACGCTCACAACTTAGCATTTGCTCAAAATGATTATGAAAAGTATGGACGAATTGCTACTGCAGTTGTTAAAGAGGATTACCCTGGTGAAGAGGTTGTTGATTATCAATATGCCGGCAGGAAGAAGCTCTCAGAAACAGATGTCATGGACTCCTTTATTTTTGAGGTGAAAGAAAATAATCAGCTCAAAAAAGTAACAGTCAATATTTCACATAGCTTAAAAAACAATAGGCTTTTACAACTTACAGTAGACGAGCAGAAGGGATAA